Proteins encoded within one genomic window of Thunnus albacares chromosome 13, fThuAlb1.1, whole genome shotgun sequence:
- the tmem120aa gene encoding ion channel TACAN isoform X1, whose translation MLFSPAGVSECLREWEDLEKDYQQILDTHRLYKQKLEEVTKLQDSCSSAITRQRKKLKELTGSLEECKQKHPTPKLSPEDLDSISEIEDSIKDRANAFLEMEAFLPKKNGLYLSLVLGNVNVTLLNKQSKFAYKDEYEKFKLVLTVILFLFSFTCSFLFSYRALDALFNFLLVWYYCTLTIRESILISNGSRIKGWWVFHHYVSTFLSGVMLTWPEGALYQMFRNQFLTYCLYQIGFVQFLQYYYQSGCLYRLRALGERHNMDLTVEGFQSWMWRGLTFLLPFLFFGHFWQLYNSITLFRMFQLPECKEWQVVMCGCSYMVLFMGNFLTTLGVVYQKYMNNKDKSKSL comes from the exons ATGTTGTTCAGTCCAGCGGGTGTATCTGAATGTTTACGTGAATGGGAGGATTTAGAGAAGGACTACCAACAGATTCTG GACACTCATCGTCTGTATAAACAGAAACTCGAAGAAGTCACCAAACTGCAAGACAGCTGCTCCAGTGCAATCACACGCCAGAGGAAGAAACTGAAAGAGCTCACCGGATCACTGGAAGA atgcaaacaaaaacacccAACACCAAAATTAAGTCCAGAGGATTTGGACTCAATCTCCGAAATCGAGGACTCCATCAAAGACAGAGCGAACGCTTTCTTGGAGATGGAAGCTTTTCTGCCAAAGAAGAACGG gTTATACCTCAGTCTTGTTTTAGGAAACGTCAACGTAACACTCCTCAATAAACAGTCCAA ATTCGCCTACAAAGATGAATATGAGAAATTTAAACTGGTCCTCACggtcatcctcttcctcttctccttcacaTGTAGCTTTTTGTTCAGCTACAG AGCCTTAGATGCCCTTTTCAACTTCCTGTTGGTGTGGTATTACTGTACACTCACCATCCGGGAGAGTATCCTCATCAGTAACGGCTCAAG GATCAAAGGCTGGTGGGTGTTTCATCACTATGTGTCAACCTTCCTGTCTGGAGTCATGCTCACCTG GCCTGAAGGTGCTCTCTACCAGATGTTTAGGAACCAGTTCCTAACATATTGTCTATACCAAA TAGGCTTTGTCCAGTTTCTCCAGTACTACTACCAGAGCGGCTGTTTGTACAGACTCAGAGCTCTGGGAGAAAGACATAACATGGACCTCACAGTCG AGGGTTTCCAGTCCTGGATGTGGAGAGGCCTCACCTTCCTCCTGCCTTTCCTGTTCTTTGGTCAC TTCTGGCAGCTCTATAACAGCATAACACTCTTCAGGATGTTCCAGCTCCCGGAGTGCAAAGAGTGGCAG GTTGTCATGTGCGGCTGCTCTTACATGGTGCTCTTCATGGGAAACTTCTTGACCACGCTGGGAGTAGTTTACCAGAAGTACATGAACAACAAGGACAAGTCCAAGAGTTTATAA
- the tmem120aa gene encoding ion channel TACAN isoform X2: MLFSPAGVSECLREWEDLEKDYQQILDTHRLYKQKLEEVTKLQDSCSSAITRQRKKLKELTGSLEECKQKHPTPKLSPEDLDSISEIEDSIKDRANAFLEMEAFLPKKNGLYLSLVLGNVNVTLLNKQSKFAYKDEYEKFKLVLTVILFLFSFTCSFLFSYRALDALFNFLLVWYYCTLTIRESILISNGSRIKGWWVFHHYVSTFLSGVMLTWPEGALYQMFRNQFLTYCLYQSFVQFLQYYYQSGCLYRLRALGERHNMDLTVEGFQSWMWRGLTFLLPFLFFGHFWQLYNSITLFRMFQLPECKEWQVVMCGCSYMVLFMGNFLTTLGVVYQKYMNNKDKSKSL, translated from the exons ATGTTGTTCAGTCCAGCGGGTGTATCTGAATGTTTACGTGAATGGGAGGATTTAGAGAAGGACTACCAACAGATTCTG GACACTCATCGTCTGTATAAACAGAAACTCGAAGAAGTCACCAAACTGCAAGACAGCTGCTCCAGTGCAATCACACGCCAGAGGAAGAAACTGAAAGAGCTCACCGGATCACTGGAAGA atgcaaacaaaaacacccAACACCAAAATTAAGTCCAGAGGATTTGGACTCAATCTCCGAAATCGAGGACTCCATCAAAGACAGAGCGAACGCTTTCTTGGAGATGGAAGCTTTTCTGCCAAAGAAGAACGG gTTATACCTCAGTCTTGTTTTAGGAAACGTCAACGTAACACTCCTCAATAAACAGTCCAA ATTCGCCTACAAAGATGAATATGAGAAATTTAAACTGGTCCTCACggtcatcctcttcctcttctccttcacaTGTAGCTTTTTGTTCAGCTACAG AGCCTTAGATGCCCTTTTCAACTTCCTGTTGGTGTGGTATTACTGTACACTCACCATCCGGGAGAGTATCCTCATCAGTAACGGCTCAAG GATCAAAGGCTGGTGGGTGTTTCATCACTATGTGTCAACCTTCCTGTCTGGAGTCATGCTCACCTG GCCTGAAGGTGCTCTCTACCAGATGTTTAGGAACCAGTTCCTAACATATTGTCTATACCAAA GCTTTGTCCAGTTTCTCCAGTACTACTACCAGAGCGGCTGTTTGTACAGACTCAGAGCTCTGGGAGAAAGACATAACATGGACCTCACAGTCG AGGGTTTCCAGTCCTGGATGTGGAGAGGCCTCACCTTCCTCCTGCCTTTCCTGTTCTTTGGTCAC TTCTGGCAGCTCTATAACAGCATAACACTCTTCAGGATGTTCCAGCTCCCGGAGTGCAAAGAGTGGCAG GTTGTCATGTGCGGCTGCTCTTACATGGTGCTCTTCATGGGAAACTTCTTGACCACGCTGGGAGTAGTTTACCAGAAGTACATGAACAACAAGGACAAGTCCAAGAGTTTATAA
- the styxl1 gene encoding serine/threonine/tyrosine-interacting-like protein 1, with amino-acid sequence MAGIMMCEPLELYNLLNQSSRVSRLAEINYLCLIDARETQDYNVSHIITAKNVKMDSESTFFLPEAIEVDSMQHVVIYDGDTCCLQEQGRAVECAQSLAKVSLYPVRIVKGGFQRFSALYPFLRTEKIIYTILELENFKTYPVEIIAGLLYTGDQKQAMDSTSINKDLKISAVISISESNTLESLKGNQSILNIPVADSVVSDLYSSFERICSFIGSYINMGSRVLIVSRQGRSRCSAVTIAFLMHHLKYTLEEAWTYMLKCKPSMRPNTGFLQQLSDWELHTRGTKVTDISDPRF; translated from the exons ATGGCTGGAATCATGATGTGTGAGCCGCTGGAGCTCTACAATCTCCTCAACCAGAGCAGCCGTGTGTCCAGGCTGGCAGAGATCAACTACCTCTGTTTGATTG atgcCCGTGAAACTCAAGATTACAATGTGAGCCACATCATAACAGCTAAAAATGTCAAGATG GATTCAGAAAGCACATTTTTCCTGCCAGAGGCCATCGAGGTCGACAGTATGCAGCATGTAGTGATCTATGATGGCGACACGTGTTGTTTACAGGAGCAAG GCAGAGCGGTCGAATGTGCTCAGTCTCTGGCTAAAGTCAGCCTCTATCCAGTCCGCATAGTGAAAGGAGGCTTTCAGAGGTTTTCAGCTCTGTACCCTTTCTTAAGGACGGAGAAAATCATCTACACCATCTTG GAGCTGGAAAACTTCAAGACTTATCCAGTGGAGATCATAGCAGGACTGCTGTATACGGGTGACCAGAAACAAGCCATGGACTCAACAAGTATCAACAAAGACCTGAAAATCAGCGCCGTCATCAGCATCTCAGAGAGTAACACTCTGGA GTCCTTAAAAGGGAACCAGAGCATCCTCAACATCCCTGTAGCTGACTCAGTGGTGTCTGATTTATATTCAAGTTTTGAAAGGATTTGTAGTTTTATTG GTTCATACATCAACATGGGCTCTCGTGTCCTGATCGTTTCCAGGCAGGGCAGAAGCCGCTGCAGCGCCGTGACCATCGCTTTTCTCATGCACCACCTCAAATACACGCTGGAG GAGGCATGGACGTACATGCTAAAATGTAAACCCAGCATGAGGCCAAACACGGGGTTTCTACAGCAGCTGTCAGACTGGGAGCTTCACACCAGGGGAACGAAAGTGACTGATATCTCTGATCCTCGTTTTTAA